A portion of the Gemmatimonas sp. UBA7669 genome contains these proteins:
- a CDS encoding DUF4175 family protein, which translates to MLKATLQDVQRALTHARRGRVLLLVMASALGTAVLARLMLRVPQAAATPGTTVAVVVLFGVLVVALVVRARRAEWTEPSLPRVALWIEEQTEETPTHALVTWAELAAAPLSPPSSWDSPSEGLQQSANEVVTRSANSGALARALSRRRWALWRGPLLFVAGAVLLLLVGGKRQPAFNSATVGNTRSEGPAAPGATGSSAGGLGRLRMRVEPPRYAGIPDSVFDDASSVRALSGSRIVVEGVGVAPHATLAVVGTDSAGRAAPRVLRTASDSLGGWLLRFAAQDVPLALGLRRGEASRLLVVEGVRDSLPRVSLEAPARDSVFREARGSLVLEARASDDLGVASASFELVVSSGEGERFTVRTVLVGAQRYAPPAKRASWRGTLDLAALGLGPGDVVHVRAVARDAHPLASREAGSSETRAFRIARPAEYDSVAVEPAPPPAVDSSLLSQRMLLMLTERLDARQKRMARAEVLRESLRIARDQQKLRLAVGDVVFQRLSGESSVEHAHYAGDGHDHGVDQQGGKLAMSTNSTTGMLEEGNDSPIVAINKPLLEAYNAMWDAGRALEQGDPRGAIPAMRRALEAIERSRAATRLYLRGRPPQVIVDLAKVRLTGKDTGQTLPRSTRLAVPTLSAQRDARLVAVAVEMARESATPNAERRPVRDSLLLLRAEALADDPAFAAALGRLLDAMGKGGDVTNEFVAARRVLGNVRRAAVQPWSSGTP; encoded by the coding sequence ATGCTGAAGGCAACGCTGCAAGACGTGCAACGGGCGCTTACGCACGCGCGGCGTGGACGTGTGCTCTTGCTGGTGATGGCTTCCGCGCTTGGGACTGCCGTGCTGGCGCGCCTGATGCTACGTGTGCCGCAGGCAGCCGCAACGCCGGGGACGACCGTTGCCGTAGTCGTGCTGTTTGGCGTGCTCGTGGTGGCTCTGGTTGTCCGCGCACGTCGAGCTGAGTGGACTGAACCCTCACTGCCTCGCGTTGCGCTATGGATTGAGGAACAGACCGAGGAAACACCGACGCACGCGCTGGTGACCTGGGCTGAGCTTGCTGCTGCACCATTGTCACCGCCCTCGTCGTGGGATTCGCCGAGTGAGGGGCTGCAGCAGTCGGCCAACGAAGTCGTGACGCGGAGTGCAAACAGCGGGGCGCTGGCGCGTGCGCTCTCGCGCCGACGCTGGGCGCTGTGGCGTGGCCCCTTGCTCTTTGTCGCCGGCGCCGTGTTGCTCTTGCTGGTTGGCGGGAAACGGCAGCCGGCCTTCAATTCGGCCACGGTCGGCAACACGCGCAGCGAAGGGCCCGCCGCCCCCGGTGCGACAGGCAGCAGTGCTGGTGGTTTGGGGCGATTGCGCATGCGGGTTGAGCCACCGCGTTACGCGGGCATTCCCGACAGCGTGTTTGACGATGCGAGCTCTGTGCGTGCACTCAGCGGCAGCCGCATTGTCGTGGAGGGCGTCGGCGTTGCACCGCATGCCACGCTGGCGGTGGTGGGCACAGACAGCGCAGGGCGCGCTGCCCCACGTGTGCTCCGTACCGCCAGCGACTCGCTGGGGGGATGGCTTCTGCGCTTTGCTGCGCAGGACGTTCCGCTGGCACTCGGCCTCCGCCGGGGGGAGGCATCGAGACTGCTGGTCGTGGAGGGTGTGCGGGACTCACTTCCCCGAGTGAGCCTCGAAGCGCCTGCACGGGACAGTGTGTTTCGCGAAGCCCGAGGTAGCCTCGTACTCGAGGCGCGGGCCAGTGACGACCTGGGCGTGGCGTCGGCTTCGTTCGAATTGGTGGTGAGTTCCGGCGAGGGTGAGCGATTCACGGTGCGCACCGTGCTGGTCGGTGCGCAACGCTACGCGCCACCGGCAAAGCGGGCCAGCTGGCGTGGCACGCTGGACCTCGCTGCGCTTGGACTCGGACCCGGGGATGTCGTACATGTGCGTGCGGTCGCCCGTGATGCGCATCCGCTGGCGAGTCGCGAAGCTGGAAGCAGTGAAACACGCGCCTTCCGCATTGCACGTCCCGCCGAGTACGACTCGGTGGCGGTGGAGCCTGCGCCACCGCCGGCGGTGGATTCGTCGCTGCTGAGTCAACGCATGCTGCTCATGCTGACCGAACGACTCGATGCACGGCAGAAGCGTATGGCGCGCGCTGAGGTGCTGCGTGAATCGCTGCGCATCGCACGGGACCAGCAGAAGCTGCGGCTGGCGGTCGGCGATGTGGTGTTTCAGCGCCTGAGCGGCGAGTCCAGTGTCGAGCATGCGCACTATGCCGGTGACGGGCATGATCATGGCGTGGATCAGCAGGGTGGCAAGCTGGCCATGAGCACCAATAGCACAACGGGCATGCTCGAAGAAGGCAACGACTCACCCATCGTGGCCATCAACAAGCCCCTGCTCGAAGCCTACAACGCCATGTGGGACGCGGGACGCGCCCTGGAGCAGGGCGATCCGCGTGGCGCCATTCCGGCGATGCGCCGCGCGCTCGAGGCCATTGAGCGCTCGCGCGCGGCCACGCGACTCTATCTGCGTGGTCGTCCGCCGCAGGTCATCGTGGACCTGGCCAAGGTGCGCCTGACCGGAAAGGACACGGGCCAAACCTTGCCGCGCAGCACACGACTGGCCGTGCCGACCTTGTCTGCACAGCGTGATGCCCGACTGGTGGCCGTGGCGGTGGAGATGGCGCGGGAGTCGGCTACCCCAAACGCAGAACGGCGCCCGGTGCGCGATTCGCTGCTGTTGCTGCGTGCGGAAGCGCTGGCCGACGATCCGGCGTTTGCGGCGGCGCTGGGCCGCCTGCTGGACGCCATGGGCAAAGGTGGTGATGTAACCAACGAGTTCGTGGCCGCGCGGCGTGTGCTCGGCAATGTGCGGCGAGCAGCGGTGCAGCCGTGGAGCAGCGGTACGCCATGA
- a CDS encoding DUF4159 domain-containing protein, with protein sequence MTPHDQLANHEVPAPFVFATAQYESGDWDSAPLVPANVIDSVARYTALPVRPQGVTVPLSSTAIMQYPLLYLTGHLPVRFTEREAETLRRYLARGGLLFVDDHNHDVDGAFNKTAREEIRRVAGPLMPLPNTHELYRCFFVFENGPPTTSHEMNGWGDNLVHEHLDAVLHEGRIRVLFSNKDYSSEWSFHPDNKRFLSVDNTKFGVNLVVYALTR encoded by the coding sequence ATGACCCCTCACGATCAGCTGGCGAATCACGAGGTTCCGGCGCCCTTCGTGTTTGCCACGGCGCAGTACGAGTCCGGCGACTGGGACTCGGCTCCGTTGGTGCCGGCCAACGTGATCGACTCGGTGGCGCGCTACACGGCGCTTCCGGTACGGCCACAGGGGGTCACGGTACCGCTGTCATCGACGGCCATCATGCAGTACCCGCTTCTGTATCTCACCGGGCATCTGCCGGTGCGTTTCACCGAGCGGGAGGCGGAGACGCTGCGGCGCTATCTCGCGCGTGGCGGGCTGCTGTTCGTGGATGACCACAACCACGACGTGGACGGTGCGTTCAACAAGACCGCACGCGAAGAGATTCGTCGGGTGGCGGGCCCTCTGATGCCGCTGCCCAACACCCACGAACTGTATCGCTGTTTCTTCGTGTTCGAGAATGGTCCGCCCACTACATCGCATGAAATGAACGGGTGGGGTGACAACCTCGTGCACGAGCATCTCGACGCCGTGCTGCACGAGGGACGGATTCGTGTGCTGTTCTCCAACAAGGACTATAGTTCCGAATGGAGCTTTCACCCCGACAACAAGCGCTTCCTCTCGGTGGACAACACCAAGTTCGGCGTCAATCTGGTGGTGTATGCCCTCACCCGCTGA
- a CDS encoding histone deacetylase family protein, producing MSTRVALLSHSDCGEHDTGWEHPEHVGRLVAIPRALKHRLDLFDALQHIEGRHANEDELALAHDRAYIARVRDTVAQGGGRMDPDTVLSPGSWGAITAGAGCVLDGVDLAFSGAALRSFSAVRPPGHHAVRDRAMGFCLFGNVAIAAHYAVARHGCERVLVVDWDVHHGNGTQALVEHDPRIRFVSMHQWPWYPGTGAADDRGPHQSVWNVPMPPSLAPLRYTDALFSAIDAATRDFTPDLVLISAGFDCLAGDPLGAFTLTMDEVRSMTRFIVARAESWCGGRVVSALEGGYAPEQVAQAVLVHLEALA from the coding sequence ATGAGCACTCGCGTGGCGCTGTTGTCCCACTCTGATTGCGGTGAACACGACACGGGGTGGGAGCACCCGGAACACGTGGGCCGTCTGGTCGCCATTCCGCGCGCACTCAAGCATCGGCTTGATCTCTTCGATGCGCTGCAACACATCGAAGGGCGTCACGCCAACGAAGACGAACTCGCCCTGGCGCATGATCGCGCCTACATCGCCCGGGTGCGCGACACGGTGGCGCAGGGCGGCGGACGCATGGATCCGGACACCGTACTGAGTCCGGGGTCGTGGGGGGCCATCACCGCCGGCGCCGGCTGTGTGTTGGATGGCGTGGACCTCGCGTTCTCCGGGGCGGCGTTGCGCAGCTTCAGTGCGGTACGCCCGCCCGGCCATCACGCGGTGCGCGACCGCGCCATGGGGTTCTGTCTTTTCGGCAACGTGGCCATTGCGGCGCACTATGCCGTTGCCAGACATGGTTGCGAACGGGTGCTGGTGGTGGATTGGGACGTGCATCACGGCAATGGCACGCAGGCGCTCGTGGAACATGATCCGCGCATTCGCTTCGTAAGCATGCATCAGTGGCCGTGGTATCCCGGTACGGGCGCCGCAGATGACCGCGGTCCGCATCAGAGTGTGTGGAACGTGCCCATGCCGCCCTCGCTGGCGCCGTTGCGATATACCGATGCACTGTTTTCCGCCATCGACGCGGCCACGCGGGATTTCACGCCGGATCTGGTGCTGATCAGCGCCGGATTCGATTGTCTGGCCGGCGACCCGCTTGGCGCATTCACCCTCACCATGGACGAGGTGCGGAGTATGACGCGCTTTATTGTCGCCCGTGCCGAGTCGTGGTGTGGGGGGCGTGTGGTGAGTGCGCTGGAGGGAGGCTACGCACCTGAACAGGTGGCGCAGGCCGTGCTGGTGCATCTCGAAGCGCTGGCCTGA
- a CDS encoding magnesium transporter CorA family protein yields MPTSVPGKPDPLPRAMYHPPGAADDGVELACHPRDFPQRVASGGPLWVDIDSTVRSQHALLEKVFHLHPLAIEDTLNPSSRVKLEEYPDFVYVVMRVVSLAADTEDPYDLSSTDLHCFLGPSWLVTVHAGPVAPVEHVWAMLQRTPELLARGPERTLHAILDTTIDAYFPILDQVDEFIDGLEERVFVRFDEHALRDVFHVKRLVLTLRRYLQPSREVLNVLTNRPSPLVAPEVQVYFRDIYDHVLRINDALDTYRDLLSSTMDSYLTQVSNRLGAATKRLSVVATLSLPFVTVSGMWGMNFVNMPLANWPHGFWVLLGVQVALAAVLFFVLRRRAIA; encoded by the coding sequence GTGCCTACGTCTGTCCCGGGGAAACCCGATCCGCTGCCGCGCGCGATGTATCACCCGCCGGGGGCGGCCGACGATGGCGTGGAGCTGGCCTGTCATCCGCGGGACTTCCCGCAGCGTGTAGCGTCGGGTGGCCCCCTGTGGGTGGACATCGACTCCACCGTGCGCTCGCAGCATGCGCTGTTGGAGAAGGTCTTTCATTTACACCCGCTGGCCATCGAAGACACGCTCAATCCGTCATCGCGCGTCAAGCTGGAAGAGTACCCGGACTTTGTGTACGTGGTGATGCGTGTCGTGAGCCTCGCGGCCGACACCGAGGATCCCTACGATCTCAGCAGCACCGACCTGCACTGCTTCCTCGGGCCGAGCTGGCTGGTGACGGTTCATGCGGGGCCGGTGGCGCCCGTAGAGCACGTGTGGGCCATGCTGCAGCGGACACCGGAACTGCTGGCGCGTGGGCCGGAGCGCACCTTGCACGCCATTCTCGACACCACCATCGACGCCTACTTCCCCATCCTCGATCAGGTGGACGAGTTCATCGACGGTCTCGAGGAGCGGGTGTTTGTGCGCTTCGACGAGCATGCCCTGCGCGATGTCTTTCACGTGAAGCGGCTCGTGCTCACGCTGCGGCGCTATCTGCAGCCCTCGCGTGAGGTGCTGAACGTGCTCACCAACCGGCCCTCGCCGCTGGTGGCTCCGGAGGTGCAGGTGTATTTCCGCGACATCTACGACCACGTGCTGCGCATCAACGACGCATTGGACACGTATCGGGATCTGCTGAGCAGCACCATGGACTCGTATCTCACGCAGGTGTCGAATCGGCTGGGGGCGGCCACCAAGCGTCTGTCGGTGGTGGCCACGCTGTCGCTTCCGTTCGTGACGGTGAGCGGCATGTGGGGCATGAACTTCGTCAACATGCCGCTGGCCAACTGGCCGCACGGGTTCTGGGTGCTGCTGGGCGTGCAGGTGGCATTGGCCGCGGTGCTATTTTTCGTGCTGCGACGTCGCGCGATCGCCTGA
- a CDS encoding serine/threonine-protein kinase — MFCPDCGTWNRAAAATCTRCGTRLPDVAAPPLDVPDEELRELRAATGNRYTIVKRLGSGGMAHVYLARHAVLGRPLVIKVLHRSLSQEPEMRERFRREAEAASRLVHPYICAIADMGTSGNMEYLVMPYYAGGSLADLLSRRKTVGATTAAAVAAQVASGLDYAHRRGVIHRDIKPDNILFDEDGNVALTDFGIATARFHGRLTASGRAMGTPHYMSPEQAMGRLVDGRSDLYAVGLLLYEMLLGHPPFDGEDSYAVGYKHVHEAPVAPDQVDARVPSALSAIVMKCLAKQPAERYDRGFELGDALVQFLASVGGDDYRNARTARVSGLTPF, encoded by the coding sequence ATGTTCTGTCCAGACTGTGGCACCTGGAACCGCGCTGCCGCGGCCACCTGCACGCGCTGTGGCACGCGCCTGCCTGATGTGGCAGCGCCGCCGCTTGACGTGCCGGATGAGGAGCTGCGCGAGCTGCGGGCGGCGACAGGCAATCGCTACACGATCGTCAAGCGCCTGGGCAGCGGCGGCATGGCGCACGTGTACCTTGCGCGTCACGCCGTGCTGGGCCGGCCGCTGGTCATCAAGGTGCTGCATCGCAGCCTGTCGCAAGAGCCGGAGATGCGCGAGCGGTTCCGCCGTGAGGCGGAGGCGGCGTCACGGCTGGTGCATCCGTACATCTGCGCGATTGCCGACATGGGGACCAGCGGCAACATGGAGTATCTGGTCATGCCCTACTATGCAGGGGGATCGCTGGCCGACCTTCTGTCGCGGCGCAAGACGGTGGGCGCCACGACGGCGGCAGCGGTGGCGGCGCAGGTGGCCAGTGGGCTCGACTATGCGCATCGCCGCGGTGTCATTCATCGCGACATCAAGCCCGACAACATTCTCTTCGACGAGGATGGCAACGTGGCGCTCACGGATTTCGGCATCGCGACGGCACGCTTTCACGGCCGGTTGACGGCCAGCGGTCGCGCGATGGGCACTCCCCACTACATGTCGCCCGAGCAGGCCATGGGGCGGCTGGTGGATGGACGCAGCGATCTCTATGCGGTGGGGCTGTTGCTCTACGAGATGCTGCTGGGACATCCGCCATTCGACGGTGAGGACAGTTATGCCGTGGGCTACAAGCATGTGCATGAGGCGCCGGTGGCGCCCGATCAGGTGGATGCCCGGGTGCCGAGCGCACTCAGTGCCATCGTGATGAAGTGCCTGGCCAAGCAGCCCGCTGAACGCTACGATCGCGGATTCGAACTGGGGGACGCCCTGGTGCAGTTTCTGGCCAGTGTCGGCGGCGATGACTACCGCAACGCCCGAACCGCCCGCGTATCCGGCCTGACACCGTTCTGA
- a CDS encoding dipeptide epimerase, whose product MQLHAEILTVTTRHPFIIARGGQSSYRTVFVRLVDNDGAEGWGEAAPSRYYGETADSALLAVQQFAPVLANADAWSLDAIERELEKTLRGNAAARCAVSAALHDLAARRLAVPLWKYWGLDRSAAPRSSFTIGIAPDEATLRARVREAAHYPILKIKLGSHWDREVLRIVREEAPRAQLRVDANAAWTAKQALSMLDALHDVGVDMLEQPLPPQDLAGLRFVRDRAAIAVVADESCLVASDIPKLAGVVDGVNIKLAKCGSLREALRMIAVARAHDMRVMCGCMIETTLGIAAAAHFSPLLDDADLDGAALLSDDPFDGPGIPNGQVTLGDAPGLGVTRR is encoded by the coding sequence ATGCAGCTGCACGCCGAGATTCTCACCGTTACCACGCGGCATCCCTTCATCATCGCCCGTGGTGGACAGAGCAGCTACCGCACGGTGTTCGTTCGCCTCGTGGACAACGATGGCGCGGAAGGCTGGGGAGAAGCGGCGCCAAGCCGCTACTACGGGGAGACGGCCGACTCCGCCTTGCTGGCGGTGCAGCAGTTTGCGCCGGTTCTGGCCAACGCGGATGCGTGGTCGCTCGACGCCATTGAGCGCGAACTCGAAAAGACCCTGCGTGGCAATGCGGCCGCGCGCTGTGCCGTGAGCGCGGCGCTGCATGATCTGGCGGCGCGCCGGCTGGCGGTGCCGCTCTGGAAGTACTGGGGGCTCGATCGATCGGCCGCGCCGCGCTCGAGCTTTACCATCGGCATCGCGCCTGACGAGGCGACTTTGCGCGCCCGTGTCCGAGAGGCGGCGCACTATCCCATTCTCAAGATCAAGCTGGGCTCGCACTGGGATCGCGAGGTCTTGCGCATCGTGCGGGAAGAAGCGCCGCGGGCTCAGCTTCGTGTTGATGCCAACGCGGCGTGGACCGCCAAGCAGGCGCTTTCCATGCTCGACGCCTTGCACGACGTGGGCGTGGACATGCTGGAGCAGCCACTGCCTCCCCAGGATCTCGCCGGACTGCGCTTCGTTCGTGATCGGGCAGCCATTGCCGTGGTGGCCGACGAGTCCTGTCTCGTGGCCAGCGACATCCCCAAGTTGGCCGGCGTGGTGGATGGCGTGAACATCAAACTGGCCAAGTGCGGTTCGCTGCGTGAGGCGCTGCGCATGATTGCAGTGGCGCGCGCGCACGACATGCGCGTGATGTGTGGCTGCATGATCGAAACGACCCTGGGCATTGCGGCAGCCGCACACTTCTCGCCGCTGCTCGACGACGCCGACCTCGATGGCGCGGCGCTCCTGTCTGACGATCCTTTCGATGGGCCGGGCATCCCCAACGGGCAGGTCACGCTCGGCGACGCACCGGGGCTTGGTGTCACCCGGCGCTGA
- the priA gene encoding replication restart helicase PriA, with amino-acid sequence MGRASPTGRSRSATHRGLVSPGADQTGVDLTGVHQTGLDVTGGDRCIDVALPVPLFRSFTYRVPAHLAWPVEPGTRVVVPFRNRSEVGICLGPSAPPPGVTIKAVLSVPDDVVSLPAPLLETGRWIADWYAAPIGLTLRAMLPVALAQAATPQPKSRTQRVVRLVLELPSLMQREQLFARARQQRVVYDLLESQGGEVPFDALCAQAQCSPGVIAAMVKRGIVELRQVTQSRDPFASRTGVAPPPEPSAAQCAAIDAILRGDPGQVFLLHGITGSGKTLVYIEVLRAVLQQPQRTAIVLVPEIALTPQTVDRFRGAFGDDVAVLHSGLSDGERLDAWQALRRGERRIAVGARSALFAPLERVGVVIVDEEHEGSYKQSEAPRYHAREAAIVRARAEGALVVLGSATPSLESWERSERGQIVRLTLPDRAAGAQLPPVQVVDLRASTRDALAKRAPNLPFDESLGVLSAPLATAIGARLERGEQTLLLLNRRGYSAFVQCHACGDVSACPHCSISLTYHRTPEALVCHYCQYRTGVPTACGVCGESTLRRRGLGTQQVERVVSERFPTARVARMDVDTTSGKWAHSRILDQVGRGEVDILLGTQMIAKGLDFPNVTLVGVVDADTGLNLPDFRASERTFQLLSQVAGRAGRGPKGGEVLVQTRLPDAHAVRHALRHDYRGFVHEELGHRRQPIYPPFVSLTNVVVSGSEQRATASATQAAAEWVRELVQRRALRDITLVGPAPCPIDRIKDRWRWHFLLKSSSPKLMSRVARYVAERCPVPAEASIRLVVDRDPVSLL; translated from the coding sequence ATGGGCCGGGCATCCCCAACGGGCAGGTCACGCTCGGCGACGCACCGGGGCTTGGTGTCACCCGGCGCTGATCAGACCGGCGTTGATCTTACCGGCGTTCACCAGACCGGCCTTGACGTGACCGGTGGCGATCGCTGTATAGACGTCGCCCTGCCGGTCCCGCTGTTTCGGAGTTTCACGTATCGGGTGCCGGCACACCTGGCGTGGCCCGTGGAGCCTGGTACGCGGGTGGTGGTCCCGTTTCGGAATCGTTCGGAGGTTGGCATCTGCCTCGGCCCGTCCGCTCCACCACCGGGCGTGACGATCAAGGCGGTGCTGTCCGTGCCCGATGACGTGGTGTCGCTGCCGGCTCCGCTGCTCGAGACCGGACGATGGATTGCCGACTGGTATGCGGCGCCCATCGGTCTCACGCTGCGCGCCATGCTGCCGGTGGCGCTCGCGCAGGCCGCAACACCGCAACCCAAGTCACGTACCCAGCGGGTGGTGCGACTGGTATTGGAGCTCCCATCGCTCATGCAACGCGAGCAACTCTTTGCGCGCGCGCGGCAGCAGCGGGTGGTGTACGATCTGCTCGAGTCGCAGGGTGGCGAGGTGCCCTTCGACGCCCTGTGTGCGCAAGCGCAATGTTCACCCGGTGTGATTGCCGCGATGGTCAAGCGCGGCATCGTGGAGCTGCGCCAGGTGACCCAGTCGCGCGATCCGTTTGCTTCACGTACCGGCGTGGCGCCTCCGCCCGAACCGTCTGCGGCGCAATGTGCGGCCATCGATGCCATTTTGCGCGGCGATCCGGGGCAGGTGTTTCTGCTGCATGGCATTACGGGCAGCGGCAAGACGCTGGTGTATATCGAGGTGCTGCGGGCCGTGCTGCAGCAGCCACAGCGCACGGCCATTGTGCTGGTGCCCGAAATCGCACTCACGCCCCAGACCGTTGATCGCTTTCGCGGCGCGTTTGGTGATGATGTGGCCGTGCTGCATTCGGGGTTGTCAGACGGTGAGCGTCTCGACGCCTGGCAGGCCTTGCGGCGCGGCGAGCGGCGCATTGCCGTGGGCGCCCGCTCGGCGCTCTTTGCCCCACTCGAGCGCGTCGGCGTGGTCATTGTCGACGAAGAACACGAGGGCAGCTACAAGCAGTCGGAAGCGCCGCGCTATCATGCGCGCGAAGCCGCCATCGTGCGCGCACGGGCAGAGGGCGCGTTGGTGGTGCTGGGCAGTGCCACGCCGTCGCTCGAGAGTTGGGAGCGCAGCGAGCGCGGGCAGATCGTTCGCCTGACGCTGCCCGATCGTGCTGCTGGCGCGCAGTTGCCGCCGGTGCAGGTGGTGGATCTGCGTGCGTCCACACGGGACGCCCTGGCGAAACGCGCGCCCAACCTGCCGTTCGACGAGTCACTGGGGGTGCTCAGTGCACCGCTGGCCACGGCCATCGGTGCACGACTCGAACGCGGCGAGCAGACCCTGCTGCTGCTCAACCGGCGCGGCTACTCGGCGTTTGTGCAGTGTCATGCCTGCGGGGACGTGAGCGCCTGTCCCCATTGCAGTATCTCCCTCACCTATCATCGCACGCCCGAAGCGCTGGTGTGTCACTATTGCCAGTATCGTACGGGCGTGCCGACGGCATGTGGTGTGTGTGGCGAGAGCACGCTGCGCCGGCGTGGATTGGGCACCCAGCAGGTGGAGCGTGTCGTGAGCGAACGCTTCCCCACAGCGCGCGTAGCGCGCATGGATGTGGATACCACCAGCGGCAAGTGGGCCCACTCCCGCATTCTCGATCAGGTGGGCCGGGGCGAGGTGGACATTCTGCTGGGAACGCAGATGATCGCCAAGGGACTCGACTTCCCGAATGTGACGCTCGTGGGAGTGGTCGATGCCGACACCGGCCTCAACCTGCCGGACTTCCGCGCCTCGGAGCGCACGTTTCAACTACTCAGCCAGGTTGCGGGGCGTGCCGGTCGTGGTCCCAAGGGCGGCGAGGTACTGGTGCAGACTCGTCTCCCCGATGCCCATGCCGTGCGTCACGCGCTGCGTCATGACTATCGGGGATTCGTGCACGAAGAGCTGGGACATCGCCGTCAGCCCATCTATCCGCCGTTTGTGTCGCTCACCAACGTGGTGGTGAGTGGCAGCGAGCAGCGCGCCACCGCCAGCGCCACCCAGGCTGCGGCCGAATGGGTAAGGGAGCTCGTGCAGCGTCGTGCCTTGCGGGACATCACACTCGTGGGGCCGGCGCCCTGTCCCATCGATCGCATCAAGGACCGCTGGCGCTGGCACTTTCTGCTCAAATCGTCGAGTCCCAAACTCATGTCGCGGGTTGCACGCTACGTGGCCGAACGCTGTCCGGTGCCAGCCGAGGCGTCAATCCGACTGGTGGTGGACCGTGATCCGGTGAGCCTGTTGTAG
- a CDS encoding aminotransferase class I/II-fold pyridoxal phosphate-dependent enzyme: MTPHPLDRIPPYVFYELDARRAAMRAKGRALVDVGIGSPDGPVPEVVVQAMREAAGERSVAGYPHFQAHPQYAEAVARYLEARFGISVNPAREMLALAGSKEGIAELLLSHCGPGDAVLIPEVYYPVYARATQLAGAEPVFVPFTRDGGLELEAIPADVLARARVLLINYPGNPTTQAVSLDELARYVAFAEAHDLLLLSDLAYSELSFDGYVVPSVLQVPGASRVAVETHTCSKSFSMAGVRIAFVAGKAEAIARLDAYRSNIGYGVSTVAQLAGAAAFRHHATLVPETVARYRTRRDVVAAAFNRGGWAVEAPRATMYFWLDVPSGVDDWAWVDALMEGPGVVVTPGIAFGAAGRGKFRISLVQPEALLEETVAGIVAVRRAFA; the protein is encoded by the coding sequence ATGACTCCGCACCCGCTTGATCGCATTCCGCCCTACGTGTTTTACGAGCTCGACGCCCGGCGTGCCGCCATGCGCGCAAAGGGCCGCGCGCTCGTTGATGTTGGCATCGGGAGCCCTGATGGGCCCGTGCCCGAGGTTGTGGTGCAGGCCATGCGTGAGGCGGCTGGTGAACGCAGTGTGGCCGGCTATCCGCACTTTCAGGCGCATCCGCAGTATGCGGAGGCCGTCGCGCGGTATCTCGAGGCGCGCTTTGGTATCTCGGTCAATCCGGCACGGGAGATGCTGGCGCTGGCAGGCTCCAAGGAAGGCATTGCCGAGCTGCTGCTGTCGCACTGTGGCCCGGGCGACGCGGTGCTGATTCCCGAGGTGTACTACCCGGTGTATGCGCGGGCCACACAACTGGCCGGCGCCGAGCCCGTCTTCGTGCCGTTTACGCGTGACGGTGGACTGGAGCTCGAGGCCATTCCTGCGGATGTACTGGCACGAGCGCGCGTGCTGCTCATCAACTACCCGGGCAACCCCACCACGCAGGCCGTGTCACTCGACGAATTGGCGCGCTATGTGGCCTTTGCGGAGGCGCACGACCTGCTGCTGCTCAGTGACCTAGCCTACAGCGAGTTGTCGTTCGACGGCTACGTGGTGCCCAGCGTGCTCCAGGTGCCAGGTGCGTCGCGGGTGGCGGTGGAAACGCACACCTGCAGCAAGAGCTTCAGCATGGCCGGCGTGCGCATCGCGTTTGTGGCGGGCAAGGCCGAGGCCATCGCGCGTCTTGATGCCTATCGCTCCAACATCGGCTACGGTGTGTCGACGGTGGCGCAGTTGGCGGGAGCCGCAGCGTTTCGTCATCACGCGACGCTCGTGCCGGAAACGGTGGCGCGCTATCGCACACGGCGCGATGTGGTGGCCGCGGCATTCAATCGCGGCGGATGGGCGGTGGAAGCGCCACGTGCCACGATGTACTTCTGGCTCGACGTACCCTCCGGCGTGGATGACTGGGCCTGGGTGGATGCGCTGATGGAGGGCCCAGGTGTGGTGGTGACGCCGGGCATTGCATTTGGCGCCGCGGGACGCGGCAAGTTCCGAATCAGTCTGGTGCAGCCGGAGGCGTTGCTGGAAGAGACGGTGGCAGGGATTGTGGCGGTGCGGCGGGCTTTCGCGTAG